The Rhinatrema bivittatum unplaced genomic scaffold, aRhiBiv1.1, whole genome shotgun sequence genome includes a region encoding these proteins:
- the LOC115082296 gene encoding LOW QUALITY PROTEIN: protein dispatched homolog 2-like (The sequence of the model RefSeq protein was modified relative to this genomic sequence to represent the inferred CDS: inserted 7 bases in 7 codons) has product KSYSQLIFMSKTAGSLWNLQAIHSMCRIEQVKIRSHASFADLCERTDASECCPSWSLGNYIAALYNRSSCLEITQADITHSLALLRSCAPDYHRGMLIPSCIGPRTEREKHSQCAKVPERCTRFSAIYQLLHYLVDKDFLXPQTTNYQVPSLKYSLLFLPTKKGASMMDIYRDNLESWDLVDNYTSITGMDLGLKQKLFQHYLILDTVYPVLAILAIFLSMSFYLRSVFITFMAMMAITSSLMISFFLYKVAFRFTFFPFVNLTAIVVLSSICANHTFVFCDLWNFSKIQNPTAGLLQWVSQTMHHFAYLMLVSCFTTGAAFFASYMSNITAVRCFAIYMGTSVLVNLAFMMTWLPAAVVLYERYIANNCMYKPEDYWNSNGXKRFILSFYQRVRALRSTLSETSKLLFEKLLPCGVIKFRYXWICWFAALAIGGAYIACFNPKLKLPTSEMSSGXVFRLSHPFERYDAEYCHQFMFERHEHGEGQHMPIVLVWGIMPIDNGDHFNPKSNGTLVTDATFTIQNPEAQKWLLEFCQKVKNQTFYYPDPEKKSTICIMEEFLKWMDSRQCSQTDHNLNFCCNXFSFPYQSDVILHCMKMMIIEQGGDGTNAVDLGPRFDVKGNLVALVLEFQTVYHYSFNYSKVKHSTTKISHWLVNEIKTAPTGLKNGWFTSNLDLYSMQHSLSTETMMVTGLSIAISFVMLLLTTWNVLLSIFSITAIGGTVLVTVGLLVLLEWQLNAVESLFISAAVGLSVDFTVNYCISYHLCSHSDRLSCVAFSLKQMSCATAMGASALFSAGVIMLPATVLAYRKLGIFIMMIKCISCAFASFFFQTLCCFFGPEKNCGQILWPCSSVLKEYPDDTRENGTFTHRGKEKQNRLPKGQESNRDHEQYELQPLARNLSDSFDNSTSTSKQSNRPSIFSEDMQLHDSMCPRLGIHHALKADTQHFQENVAAHQVAFTQCPALQTSSPYKQSNSETETEENDERLSVRALLRESESEAYP; this is encoded by the exons GAAAGAGCTATTCACAGCTCATATTCATGTCCAAAACAGCTGGAAGTCTGTGGAACCTGCAAGCAATCCATTCAATGTGCCGAATAGAACAAGTCAAG ATCCGCTCCCATGCCAGTTTTGCAGATCTCTGTGAACGTACTGATGCCAGTGAATGCTGCCCAAGTTGGTCGCTGGGAAACTACATTGCTGCTCTTTACAACAGGTCGTCATGTCTTGAGATTACTCAGGCAGACATTACCCATTCCTTGGCACTTCTTCGCTCCTGTGCACCAGACTATCACCGAGGCATGCTCATTCCTTCCTGTATAGgtccaaggactgagagggagAAGCATTCACAATGTGCCAAAGTCCCTGAAAGGTGCACTCGCTTCAGTGCCATTTATCAGCTCCTTCATTACCTGGTTGACAAAGACTTTC AGCCGCAGACTACAAACTATCAGGTGCCATCACTGAAATACAGCCTGCTGTTTTTACCTACCAAAAAAGGAGCATCTATGATGGACATCTACCGGGACAATTTAGAATCCTGGGATCTCGTTGACAATTACACATCAATTACTGGGATGGACCTTGGTCTTAAACAGAAATTGTTCCAGCACTATCTCATCTTGGATACTGTGTATCCCGTGTTGGCAATATTAGCCATTTTTTTAAGCATGTCTTTTTATTTACGTTCTGTTTTCATCACTTTTATGGCTATGATGGCTATCACCAGCTCTTTGatgatttctttcttcttgtatAAGGTGGCTTTTAGatttacattttttccttttgtaaatCTGACAGCAATAGTTGTTCTTAGCAGTATTTGTGCCAATCACACCTTTGTCTTTTGTGACCTATGGAATTTCAGTAAGATTCAGAACCCAACAGCAGGGCTGCTGCAGTGGGTAAGTCAAACCATGCACCATTTTGCATATCTAATGTTGGTGTCTTGCTTCACAACTGGAGCAGCATTCTTTGCCAGCTACATGAGTAACATCACCGCTGTTCGCTGCTTTGCCATTTACATGGGCACCTCTGTGTTAGTCAACTTGGCATTCATGATGACTTGGCTTCCAGCTGCTGTGGTGCTTTATGAACGTTACATAGCAAATAACTGCATGTATAAGCCAGAAGACTACTGGAATAGTAATGG CAAGAGATTCATTCTGTCCTTTTATCAAAGAGTTAGGGCCCTGCGAAGCACCTTGTCTGAAACCTCAAAACTTTTATTTGAGAAGCTCCTTCCATGTGGTGTCATTAAGTTTCGATA TTGGATCTGCTGGTTTGCAGCCTTAGCAATAGGAGGTGCCTATATTGCCTGTTTTAATCCTAAACTGAAACTGCCAACTTCAGAGATGTCATCAG AAGTATTTCGCTTAAGCCACCCCTTTGAGCGATATGATGCAGAATACTGTCACCAGTTCATGTTTGAAAGGCATGAGCATGGGGAAGGACAGCACATGCCAATCGTGCTGGTCTGGGGCATTATGCCAATAGACAACGGGGACCATTTTAACCCCAAGAGTAATGGAACACTTGTGACAGATGCCACATTTACCATACAGAATCCTGAAGCTCAAAAGTGGCTGCTGGAATTTTGCCAAAAAGTGAAAAACCAAACCTTTTATTATCCTGACccagaaaaaaaatccaccatttGCATCATGGAAGAATTTCTTAAGTGGATGGACAGTCGCCAGTGCTCACAAACAGATCACAATCTCAATTTCTGCTGCA CTTTTTCCTTTCCATACCAGAGTGATGTAATCCTGCACTGCATGAAAATGATGATCATAGAACAAGGAGGTGATGGGACCAATGCCGTTGACCTGGGTCCTAGATTTGACGTGAAGGGGAATCTAGTTGCTTTAGTGCTGGAGTTTCAGACTGTTTATCACTACAGTTTCAATTACAGCAAAGTCAAGCATTCTACAACAAAAATAAGTCATTGGCTAGTGAATGAAATAAAGACTGCCCCTACGGGACTCAAGAATGGATGGTTCACAAGTAATTTGGACTTATATAGTATGCAGCACAGCCTGAGCACAGAAACCATGATGGTAACTGGCTTGTCTATAGCAATCTCCTTTGTGATGTTACTGCTCACCACATGGAATGTGCTTCTTAGTATATTCTCAATAACTGCAATTGGTGGTACCGTACTAGTGACAGTAGGGCTTTTGGTCCTTCTAGAGTGGCAGCTTAATGCAGTAGAATCTCTTTTCATTTCTGCAGCAGTGGGCCTCTCTGTTGATTTTACTGTGAACTACTGCATTTCCTACCACCTGTGCTCCCATTCCGATCGCCTGAGTTGTGTAGCCTTCTCCTTGAAGCAGATGAGCTGTGCGACTGCCATGGGGGCTTCTGCACTATTCTCAGCAGGGGTCATCATGTTACCAGCAACAGTACTGGCATACAGAAAACTGGGGATATTCATTATGATGATCAAGTGCATCAGCTGTGCATTTGCCAGCTTCTTTTTTCAGactttgtgctgtttttttggACCAGAGAAAAACTGTGGTCAGATTCTCTGGCCATGCTCTAGCGTCTTGAAGGAGTATCCTGATGACACTAGGGAAAATGGAACCTTCACTCACAGGGGGaaggaaaagcagaacagattaccAAAAGGCCAAGAATCCAATAGAGATCACGAACAGTATGAGCTTCAACCACTGGCTAGGAACCTTAGTGACAGCTTTGATAACAGTACTTCCACAAGCAAGCAGTCCAACCGTCCTTCCATCTTCTCTGAAGACATGCAACTCCATGACAGCATGTGTCCCAGACTGGGAATACATCATGCCCTCAAAGCAGATACACAACATTTTCAGGAGAATGTTGCTGCTCATCAAGTAGCTTTTACTCAATGTCCTGCCTTGCAGACATCATCTCCTTACAAACAAAGTAACTCTGAAACAGAAACAGAAGAGAATGATGAGAGACTCT CTGTCCGGGCTCTTCTACGAGAGAGCGAGAGCGAAGCCTATCCATAA